The Corvus moneduloides isolate bCorMon1 chromosome 18, bCorMon1.pri, whole genome shotgun sequence genome window below encodes:
- the LOC116453113 gene encoding D-dopachrome decarboxylase has protein sequence MPFVELDTSLPAERLPPGLAQTLCTAAADILGKPAERVNVTVRSGLPMVLSGSAEPCAQLVVSSIGVVGTAEQNQRHSARFFDVLTAQLGLGPERIVIRFYPLEPWQIGKNRTVMTFL, from the exons ATGCCGTTCGTGGAGCTGGACACCAGCCTGCCGGCCGAGCGGCTACCGCCGGGGCTGGCCCAAACCCTGTGCACCGCCGCCGCGGACATCCTGGGCAAACCGGCGGAg CGAGTGAACGTGACGGTGCGGAGCGGGCTGCCCATGGTGCTGTCGGGCTCGGCCGAGCCCTGCGCCCAGCTGGTCGTCTCATCCATCGGCGTGGTGGGTACGGCGGAGCAGAACCAGCGGCACAGCGCCCGCTTCTTCGACGTCCTGACGGCGCAGCTGGGCCTCGGCCCCGAGCG GATTGTCATCCGCTTTTACCCACTGGAGCCCTGGCAGATTGGCAAGAACAGGACAGTCATGACATTCCTGTGA